One part of the Solanum dulcamara chromosome 8, daSolDulc1.2, whole genome shotgun sequence genome encodes these proteins:
- the LOC129900514 gene encoding piriformospora indica-insensitive protein 2-like — MKNYSNLFTKIHIMFVQLVLVGVYVSFIYKGAADASISPMEKHEKETLYSAIQGFVGNEWNGSFLYPDPCGWTTIEGVSCDFSNGFWHVTDLTIGDLYDNSLRCSQAAEFREHLFELKHLKSLSFSNCFLSDQHKPIPISNWDSLANSLESLEFRSNPGLIGTIPPSFGYLKNLQSLVLLENGLEGEIPEALVNLTKLKRLVLAGNNFVGPIPTSLGRLTNLLILDTSRNFLSGALPVTIGDLSLLIKLDLSNNRLDGKLPKQIGGLKSLTLLDLSHNNFSWGLPEVFQEMDSLEELVLSDNPIGDYVARIQWGNLKNLEMLDLSNMGLKGNIPNSMTEMKKLRFLSLSNNTLSGTIPSKFEKIPTINALYLDGNDFTGKLEFSPRFYTKLRSRFRASGNVNLCLFLKLTSTRHVPEGVKQCEQESTVDSKDSDPSLKNEYLSQNSHHVITSLGHSGLVLSPFTFCYVARMILMALLWIVFL; from the exons ATGAAAAATTATAGTAACTTATTtaccaaaattcacattatgTTTGTTCAGCTTGTTCTTGTTGGGGTGTATGTTAGTTTTATATACAAGGGTGCAGCAGATGCTTCTATATCTCCAATGGAGAAGCATGAGAAAGAGACACTGTACTCTGCCATTCAAGGTTTTGTTGGAAATGAGTGGAATGGTTCATTTCTTTATCCTGATCCTTGTGGCTGGACAACAATTGAG GGAGTATCATGTGATTTCTCCAATGGCTTCTGGCACGTAACGGATTTAACTATTGGAGACCTATATGACAATTCCCTTCGTTGCTCCCAAGCTGCAGAGTTCAGAGAACACTTGTTTGAGCTCAAGCATCTAAAAAGCCTTTCCTTCTCAAATTGCTTCCTCTCTGATCAGCACAAACCAATTCCAATATCAAATTGGGATAGTCTTGCGAACAGCCTTGAATCATTAGAGTTCCGATCAAATCCCGGTCTTATTGGGACAATTCCCCCCAgttttggctaccttaagaatCTTCAATCATTGGTGCTGCTGGAAAATGGACTCGAAGGAGAAATACCAGAAGCGTTAGTCAATTTAACTAAACTAAAGCGCCTAGTCCTTGCAGGCAACAATTTTGTTGGCCCTATTCCGACTAGTCTAGGAAGATTGACTAATCTTTTGATACTTGACACTAGCAGGAATTTTCTATCTGGTGCATTACCTGTGACTATTGGTGATTTATCATTGCTCATAAAGCTCGACTTGAGCAACAATCGATTAGATGGAAAATTGCCTAAACAAATTGGAGGACTAAAGAGTCTAACACTGCTTGATCTAAGCCACAACAATTTTTCTTGGGGGTTACCAGAGGTATTTCAAGAAATGGATTCCTTAGAAGAACTTGTGTTATCTGACAATCCGATAGGCGATTATGTTGCAAGAATTCAATGGGGGAACCTGAAAAACTTGGAAATGTTGGATCTTTCAAACATGGGATTGAAAGGGAATATACCAAATTCCATGACAGAAATGAAGAAACTGAGATTCCTCAGCCTCAGTAATAACACTCTTTCAGGAACTATTCCGTCAAAATTCGAGAAAATACCAACTATTAATGCTCTATACTTGGATGGAAATGATTTCACAGGGAAACTTGAATTTTCACCAAGGTTTTATACAAAATTAAGGAGTCGTTTTCGAGCTTCAGGTAATGTGAATCTCTGCTTGTTCCTCAAGTTAACGTCAACAAGGCATGTTCCAGAAGGAGTAAAACAATGTGAACAAGAAAGCACAGTAGACAGTAAAGATTCAGACCCCagtttaaagaatgaatatttgAGTCAGAATTCCCACCATGTTATAACTTCTTTGGGGCATTCAGGACTTGTTCTTAGTCCTTTTACATTTTGTTATGTTGCAAGGATGATACTTATGGCTCTTCTATGGAtcgtatttttataa